A single genomic interval of Aureliella helgolandensis harbors:
- the ilvA gene encoding threonine ammonia-lyase, biosynthetic, translating to MDTRLLEYLQRILTAQVYDVAVESPLELAPKISTRLGNRVWLKREDTQPVFSFKLRGAYNKMVRLTPEQRAPGVICASAGNHAQGVALSAQRLGCRAVIVMPVTTPQLKSDAVRAWGGEVILHGDSYSDAYQHALELQQSHGYAFVHPFDDPDVIAGQGTIGMEILRQHQHPIDAIFVAIGGGGLVSGIAAYVKAIRPEIKIIGVQMADSNAMLRSIESGKRVMLNDVGLFSDGTAVKQVGEETFRLTQALVDDFVVVDADAVCAAIKDVFEDTRSIVEPAGAMGVAAVKQYVAEHQLREKTFVAITCGANMNFNRLRFVAERAEVGEEREALFAVTIPERRGSFRQLCDLIGTRNITEFNYRISDASDAHVFVGIEIGRRAEAAELCGVFADHGFAAVNLVGDDMSKEHVRHMVGGRSALARNERLFRFQFPERPGALRKFLSSMHPNWNISLFHYRNQGADHGRILVGIQIPTAEQATVEGFIEGLAYPCVEETDNPVYHMFLR from the coding sequence ATGGATACTCGATTGTTGGAATACCTGCAGCGCATCTTGACTGCCCAGGTCTACGATGTTGCTGTGGAATCCCCTTTGGAGTTGGCTCCCAAGATTTCCACGAGGTTGGGTAATCGTGTATGGCTCAAACGCGAAGACACCCAGCCGGTATTCAGTTTCAAATTGCGCGGTGCTTACAACAAGATGGTGCGTCTGACACCGGAGCAACGCGCTCCAGGAGTTATATGTGCTTCGGCTGGAAACCATGCCCAGGGGGTAGCGCTCAGTGCCCAACGCCTCGGTTGTCGAGCTGTAATTGTGATGCCCGTCACCACGCCTCAGCTCAAATCTGATGCCGTTCGAGCATGGGGAGGTGAGGTGATCTTACATGGCGATAGCTATTCCGATGCTTACCAACATGCGCTCGAACTGCAGCAATCTCATGGGTATGCTTTTGTGCATCCCTTTGATGATCCTGATGTCATCGCTGGGCAAGGGACGATTGGGATGGAGATCCTTCGGCAGCACCAACATCCGATTGATGCCATCTTCGTGGCGATCGGCGGCGGAGGACTCGTCTCGGGTATCGCGGCCTATGTGAAAGCCATACGTCCTGAAATTAAGATCATCGGTGTGCAAATGGCGGATTCGAATGCCATGCTCCGCTCGATCGAGAGTGGCAAGCGCGTCATGCTAAATGATGTGGGGTTGTTTTCCGACGGCACCGCGGTGAAACAGGTCGGCGAGGAGACCTTTCGGTTGACTCAAGCTCTGGTTGACGATTTTGTCGTCGTCGATGCGGACGCTGTGTGCGCGGCAATTAAAGATGTGTTTGAGGATACACGCAGCATTGTCGAGCCCGCCGGCGCTATGGGGGTTGCGGCAGTTAAGCAATATGTGGCCGAGCATCAATTGCGGGAGAAAACCTTCGTGGCCATTACTTGTGGCGCGAACATGAATTTCAATCGACTCCGCTTTGTGGCGGAGCGCGCGGAAGTGGGCGAGGAGCGAGAGGCCCTATTCGCAGTAACGATTCCAGAGCGTCGCGGTAGTTTTCGGCAGCTCTGCGATTTGATCGGTACGCGGAACATTACGGAGTTCAACTATAGAATTTCGGATGCCAGCGATGCTCATGTATTTGTCGGGATCGAGATCGGTCGACGAGCAGAGGCTGCGGAGCTATGCGGCGTGTTTGCCGATCATGGCTTCGCAGCGGTGAACCTTGTTGGCGATGACATGTCCAAAGAGCATGTGCGTCATATGGTGGGAGGGCGTAGTGCGTTGGCTCGCAATGAGCGTCTGTTCCGCTTTCAATTTCCAGAGCGACCCGGAGCGCTCCGGAAGTTTTTATCGAGCATGCATCCGAACTGGAACATCTCGCTCTTTCATTACCGCAACCAGGGAGCCGACCACGGTCGCATTCTGGTAGGGATTCAGATTCCAACCGCAGAGCAGGCGACGGTTGAGGGATTCATTGAGGGCCTCGCTTACCCCTGCGTTGAAGAGACGGACAACCCTGTGTACCACATGTTTCTGCGGTAA
- a CDS encoding DUF1501 domain-containing protein yields MNGNTNAKRRAFLVASASGFAGLQFGLPQQIARAADAHAAPSSGGKAKSVILFFLCGGASHIDTWDMKPDAPVEYRGPFASRATSAPEIRLCEHLPQLAKQAHHLAIIRSVCSTVSTNDHHAGYYYNLTGHAPDSTFLSLGNDRRPYSDDWPYIGSVVGARRPQRDGLPNALTLPHMPSAPPYTRPGQFAARLGVEFDPLYIQAARSEPLKFQAPSLVLSGDVTPDQLLSRQRLLEALDGARRQFEKSAAEQLWEQHQQRTLDLLLSSNTTKVFDIASEPKAVRERYGQSVNATSLLMARRLVEAEVPFITVFWKEDEALKNQCKSAGGWDTHGNNFECLKNHLLPEFDQAFSGLVEDLGDKNLLDQTLLLVTSEMGRTPKIGDPRSGGTSGAGRDHWTHCMSVLMAGGGIQGGRTWGASDRFGEYPAEQPLTPADIAKTVYHAAGIDDLRATDGQGRPYNLLDEGQAITGLF; encoded by the coding sequence ATGAATGGCAATACGAATGCCAAGCGTCGTGCCTTTCTGGTCGCTTCCGCTAGCGGCTTTGCCGGCTTGCAGTTTGGTCTGCCGCAGCAAATTGCCCGCGCGGCAGATGCTCACGCGGCACCCTCTTCCGGAGGCAAAGCCAAATCGGTCATCCTCTTTTTCCTGTGCGGGGGCGCATCGCACATTGATACGTGGGATATGAAACCCGACGCGCCCGTCGAATATCGAGGGCCCTTCGCCTCCAGAGCTACGTCCGCGCCCGAGATCCGCTTGTGCGAGCACCTGCCGCAACTCGCCAAACAGGCCCACCATTTGGCCATCATCCGGTCGGTGTGCAGCACGGTCAGCACGAATGATCATCATGCGGGCTATTACTACAATCTGACGGGGCATGCCCCCGATTCCACTTTCCTCTCTTTAGGGAATGATCGAAGGCCCTATAGCGACGACTGGCCTTACATAGGTTCCGTGGTGGGTGCCAGGCGGCCACAACGCGATGGCCTGCCCAATGCGCTGACTCTACCTCACATGCCAAGCGCACCTCCATACACGCGGCCAGGCCAATTCGCGGCCAGATTGGGAGTTGAATTCGATCCACTGTACATCCAAGCGGCTCGTTCCGAACCGCTGAAATTCCAAGCCCCCTCGCTGGTCTTGTCCGGTGATGTAACCCCAGACCAATTGCTATCTCGACAGCGACTGCTCGAAGCTCTAGATGGCGCGCGGAGGCAGTTCGAAAAATCAGCTGCCGAACAACTCTGGGAGCAGCATCAACAACGCACTCTGGACCTTCTGCTATCGTCGAATACGACGAAAGTATTTGACATTGCCAGCGAACCCAAGGCGGTCCGCGAGCGTTATGGACAATCGGTCAACGCCACCAGTTTGCTCATGGCGCGCCGCTTGGTCGAAGCAGAAGTCCCCTTCATTACCGTCTTTTGGAAGGAAGACGAAGCACTGAAGAACCAGTGCAAGAGCGCTGGGGGATGGGATACTCATGGCAATAATTTTGAATGCTTGAAGAACCATTTACTCCCCGAATTTGATCAAGCGTTTTCAGGCTTAGTCGAAGATCTTGGGGACAAAAACCTGCTGGACCAAACGCTTCTATTGGTCACCAGCGAAATGGGCCGAACCCCCAAGATCGGCGATCCACGTTCCGGAGGTACAAGCGGTGCGGGGCGCGATCATTGGACGCACTGCATGAGCGTTCTCATGGCGGGAGGAGGTATCCAAGGTGGACGTACTTGGGGAGCCAGCGACCGCTTCGGAGAATACCCGGCTGAACAACCACTCACACCTGCGGACATCGCCAAGACGGTTTATCATGCAGCCGGAATCGACGATCTGCGCGCTACGGATGGCCAAGGACGCCCCTACAACTTGCTCGACGAAGGCCAAGCGATCACCGGTTTATTCTAG
- a CDS encoding DUF1501 domain-containing protein codes for MSYRPRSPQPYGCLDFRQTSRISRRGLLQAGAVSALGLSLADFEARLAMAGETPVLLPRKRAKACIFLFMWGGPSQLETFDLKPDAPAEIRGDFNPIATKVPGTQICEHFTRLAKLTDKLAIIRSLTHNDPAHLSSGHATLTGQLAPVVKSDADPPSAKDSPHIGSLVAKLRPTSKGLPSFVQMPWKAYHPAAPGGEAPGQHGGWLGSAYDGMLMTGDPNLPDWRPHGLSLPADMGVERLESRVELLKLLDAQRASLEHAGSAGTDAFHSHQSRAFSMLSSHQVQSAFDLTQEPEATRERYGRNIHGQCVLMARRLVEHGVPLVSVNWHNDGKNFWDTHGDNFNRLKNDLIPPADMALSALLEDLEQRGMLDETLVAWVGEFGRRPQITAANAGREHWPSCYSGILAGGGIKPGIVYGESDRHAAYPISDPVTPQDFTTTMLHAMGLPIDTALPDREGRPHAIASGKVLHGLLS; via the coding sequence ATGTCGTATCGCCCCCGCTCACCGCAGCCTTATGGCTGTCTGGATTTTCGACAAACCTCCCGTATCAGTCGTCGTGGACTACTGCAGGCGGGGGCTGTCTCGGCACTTGGGTTGAGTTTGGCCGATTTCGAAGCGCGGCTGGCTATGGCTGGGGAGACGCCAGTCCTGCTTCCCAGAAAGCGCGCGAAAGCTTGTATCTTCCTGTTTATGTGGGGCGGTCCTAGCCAACTGGAGACCTTCGATCTCAAGCCCGATGCACCCGCCGAAATCCGTGGAGATTTTAATCCCATTGCAACCAAAGTGCCCGGGACGCAGATCTGCGAACACTTTACGCGGTTAGCCAAGCTGACTGACAAGCTGGCCATCATTCGTTCCCTGACGCACAACGATCCGGCTCACCTGTCCAGCGGCCATGCGACATTGACTGGGCAACTAGCGCCGGTGGTTAAGAGCGATGCCGACCCGCCCAGTGCCAAGGATTCGCCGCACATTGGCTCTTTGGTTGCCAAGCTACGTCCGACCTCCAAGGGGTTGCCCTCGTTTGTTCAAATGCCGTGGAAAGCCTACCATCCCGCAGCGCCCGGTGGGGAAGCTCCAGGGCAACATGGCGGTTGGTTGGGCTCGGCCTACGACGGGATGTTGATGACCGGAGATCCCAATCTTCCAGACTGGCGCCCCCACGGCCTCTCCCTGCCAGCTGATATGGGAGTTGAGCGGCTGGAGTCACGCGTCGAGCTACTCAAGCTGCTAGACGCACAACGCGCTTCCCTGGAACACGCGGGCAGCGCCGGAACGGATGCTTTCCACAGTCATCAATCGCGCGCCTTCAGTATGCTTAGCTCCCATCAGGTGCAATCCGCATTTGATCTGACGCAGGAGCCTGAGGCTACGCGCGAACGCTATGGACGGAATATTCATGGCCAATGCGTTTTGATGGCGCGACGATTGGTCGAACACGGGGTGCCACTCGTCTCGGTGAACTGGCACAACGACGGCAAGAACTTTTGGGATACGCACGGTGACAATTTCAACCGTCTGAAAAACGACTTGATTCCTCCAGCCGACATGGCGCTGTCTGCATTGCTCGAGGACTTGGAGCAGCGTGGGATGCTCGACGAAACCCTCGTTGCCTGGGTGGGAGAATTTGGTCGCAGGCCGCAAATTACCGCTGCAAATGCTGGCCGTGAACACTGGCCGTCTTGCTACAGCGGCATCCTAGCAGGGGGCGGAATCAAGCCTGGGATCGTTTACGGCGAAAGTGATCGCCATGCTGCCTATCCCATTTCCGATCCCGTTACACCTCAGGATTTCACCACCACGATGTTGCATGCCATGGGCTTGCCAATCGATACCGCGCTACCAGACCGCGAGGGGCGACCCCATGCAATTGCCTCGGGCAAAGTACTGCATGGCTTGCTGAGCTAA
- a CDS encoding cytochrome C oxidase subunit IV family protein — MSDHAAHAEGEHHGFAHPAPVWQLLAVFFALIFLTILTVLQASFDTGNMELILSLFIATIKASLVILFFMHMLHDKPLNAVIFLSSFVFVALFLGFTLMDASAYRDTLELKDVDSPRSEVHSVHEDAAEAHAGETSGGESAAAEH; from the coding sequence ATGTCAGATCACGCAGCCCACGCTGAAGGCGAGCATCACGGCTTTGCACACCCTGCACCTGTTTGGCAGTTGTTAGCAGTATTTTTCGCGCTCATTTTCCTGACCATTCTGACGGTGTTGCAGGCGAGCTTTGATACTGGCAATATGGAATTGATCTTGTCGCTGTTCATCGCCACGATCAAAGCCAGTTTGGTAATTTTGTTTTTCATGCACATGCTGCATGACAAGCCACTAAACGCGGTAATCTTCCTCAGCTCGTTTGTGTTTGTCGCTCTATTCCTTGGCTTCACTCTGATGGATGCGAGCGCCTACCGCGACACCCTGGAATTGAAGGACGTCGACTCCCCGCGATCCGAAGTGCATTCGGTTCACGAGGATGCTGCAGAAGCACACGCAGGCGAAACTTCTGGCGGCGAATCGGCTGCGGCCGAACACTAA
- a CDS encoding cytochrome c oxidase subunit 3 gives MSHAIDAGGHDDHGHEGHGHGEHGHMPFLAHHFDDPEQQFDSGKLGMWLFLVTEVLFFSGMFCAYALYRARNPEVWTFASQFLNETLGAFNTGVLLFSSLSMAWGVRCAQLRQRTGLVVCLATTLGCAAMFLGIKAVEYTHKWDLGLLPAGFYESQFLPHAPHTGLSSWLYTLSYIPAACVVGFAIWYVLTIVQGKKRMSEIAGPLLVTALCYFVGVLIGIAFQNAEEAAHKAEHTATAHVVADGEKEPVDAEHIVGEHGDHNADALSATVGAASEAGVPGGRPIEAIDQKGGAGLFFSIYYCMTGVHALHILGGMGVMVWLLVRATKDQFNEQYFGPVDYVGLYWHLVDLIWIYLFPLLYLIK, from the coding sequence ATGTCACACGCAATTGATGCTGGTGGTCACGACGACCACGGTCATGAAGGCCATGGTCACGGAGAGCATGGACACATGCCCTTCTTGGCTCACCACTTTGATGACCCAGAACAACAATTTGATTCCGGTAAGCTCGGAATGTGGTTGTTCCTGGTCACAGAAGTTTTGTTCTTCAGCGGAATGTTTTGCGCTTACGCCTTGTATCGAGCGCGCAATCCCGAGGTCTGGACGTTCGCCAGCCAGTTTCTGAATGAGACGCTAGGTGCCTTCAACACCGGCGTACTGCTATTCAGCAGTTTGTCGATGGCTTGGGGGGTACGCTGTGCCCAACTGCGACAACGCACCGGTTTGGTCGTCTGCTTAGCGACCACCCTCGGCTGCGCCGCAATGTTCCTTGGTATTAAGGCTGTCGAGTACACGCACAAGTGGGATCTGGGGCTCTTGCCGGCTGGTTTCTACGAGTCGCAGTTCCTGCCGCACGCGCCTCACACCGGCTTGTCGTCCTGGCTCTACACACTCAGCTACATCCCTGCCGCCTGCGTTGTGGGCTTTGCGATTTGGTACGTCCTGACCATCGTGCAGGGCAAAAAACGCATGTCAGAAATCGCGGGGCCATTACTCGTCACCGCGCTTTGCTACTTTGTAGGCGTGTTGATTGGAATTGCATTCCAGAACGCAGAGGAAGCGGCTCACAAGGCCGAGCACACTGCGACCGCTCACGTGGTGGCTGACGGCGAAAAAGAGCCTGTAGACGCCGAACACATTGTTGGCGAACACGGCGATCACAATGCAGACGCCCTATCCGCAACCGTTGGCGCAGCCAGCGAAGCGGGTGTGCCAGGTGGACGCCCCATCGAGGCTATCGACCAAAAGGGTGGAGCTGGTTTGTTCTTTAGCATCTACTACTGCATGACCGGAGTACACGCTCTCCACATCCTCGGTGGCATGGGAGTCATGGTTTGGCTGCTCGTTCGAGCCACTAAGGACCAGTTTAACGAACAGTACTTCGGGCCTGTTGACTACGTTGGACTCTACTGGCACTTGGTGGATTTGATTTGGATCTACCTTTTCCCGCTGCTTTACTTGATCAAATAG
- a CDS encoding cytochrome c oxidase subunit I has product MTLDHKRIGLMYLVGVMSAFFLAGMLALILRAELMTPTKMFLTNQQYNQVFTLHGAIMVFLFIIPSVPAALGNFLVPVMLGAKDVAFPRLNLSSFYLWITGAIFFLWAMLYTGLDTGWTFYTPYSTTTQGPVVLATLGVFILGFSSIFTGLNFIVTINTMRPPGMTWFKMPLFLWATYATSIIQVLATPVLGITVLLLAAERLLHIGIFDPAYNGDPVTYQHFFWFYSHPAVYIMILPGMGIISETMSVHSHKSIFGYRFIAYSSIAIALFGFLVWGHHMFTSGMADVTTIIFSALTFTVSIPSAIKVFNWLATMYKGTVQLNTPMCYSLAFIFLFTIGGLTGLWLGALSTDRPLHDTYFVVAHFHYVMVGGTLVGFIGGLFHWWPKMTGKMFNDLWGRISCLFVFLGFNLTFLPQFVLGSRGMPRRYARYVPEFQELHQLSSYGAFLLGFGLFIALGVLIHSMLRGKKAPPNPWGGATLEWQCASPPPFYNFLSPPAVSDPYDYKPLVYRDAERGWEYVRPQAPELPKTVPEPSQT; this is encoded by the coding sequence ATGACGCTCGACCATAAACGCATTGGATTGATGTACTTGGTGGGAGTCATGTCAGCCTTTTTCCTGGCTGGTATGCTGGCGCTCATTCTGCGCGCAGAGTTGATGACCCCCACGAAGATGTTTCTAACCAACCAACAGTACAACCAAGTCTTCACCCTGCACGGGGCGATCATGGTGTTCCTGTTTATTATCCCTAGCGTCCCTGCGGCTTTAGGAAACTTCCTGGTTCCGGTGATGCTGGGAGCCAAGGACGTAGCTTTCCCTCGCTTGAACCTCAGTAGCTTCTACCTATGGATCACCGGGGCGATCTTCTTCCTGTGGGCCATGCTGTACACCGGATTGGATACCGGTTGGACCTTCTACACTCCCTACAGTACCACCACGCAAGGGCCGGTCGTCCTCGCAACCCTGGGAGTCTTTATCCTTGGGTTTAGCTCCATCTTCACCGGCCTGAACTTTATCGTGACAATCAATACCATGCGGCCACCAGGCATGACATGGTTCAAAATGCCACTGTTCCTGTGGGCCACCTACGCCACCTCGATCATTCAAGTACTGGCCACGCCTGTACTCGGAATTACCGTGCTCCTGCTGGCTGCCGAGCGACTGCTGCACATCGGAATTTTCGATCCAGCCTACAACGGGGATCCGGTTACCTACCAGCACTTCTTCTGGTTTTACTCCCACCCTGCCGTCTATATCATGATTCTGCCAGGCATGGGGATCATTTCAGAGACGATGAGTGTCCACAGCCACAAATCAATTTTCGGCTATCGCTTTATCGCTTACAGCTCCATTGCCATCGCGTTGTTCGGCTTCCTTGTTTGGGGGCACCATATGTTCACGAGCGGAATGGCCGATGTCACCACGATCATCTTCAGTGCGTTGACCTTTACCGTGTCGATCCCGTCGGCCATTAAGGTCTTCAACTGGTTGGCTACGATGTACAAGGGAACCGTTCAGCTGAACACTCCAATGTGCTATTCGCTGGCGTTTATCTTCCTGTTCACCATCGGTGGATTGACCGGGCTGTGGTTGGGAGCACTCTCCACCGACCGCCCATTGCACGACACTTATTTCGTTGTAGCTCACTTCCACTATGTGATGGTTGGGGGAACGCTCGTCGGCTTCATCGGTGGATTGTTCCACTGGTGGCCCAAGATGACCGGCAAGATGTTCAATGACCTGTGGGGAAGAATCTCCTGCCTGTTCGTCTTTCTCGGCTTCAACTTGACCTTCCTGCCACAATTTGTCCTCGGTAGTCGCGGCATGCCACGTCGCTACGCCCGCTACGTACCTGAGTTCCAAGAACTGCACCAACTCTCCAGCTACGGAGCCTTCCTACTAGGCTTTGGATTGTTCATCGCACTGGGAGTCCTAATCCATTCGATGTTGCGTGGTAAGAAAGCCCCACCCAATCCTTGGGGCGGAGCGACGCTTGAATGGCAGTGTGCGTCACCACCTCCGTTTTACAACTTCCTCTCGCCACCGGCAGTCTCCGATCCTTACGACTACAAGCCGTTGGTCTACCGAGATGCAGAACGCGGTTGGGAATATGTCCGGCCACAAGCACCCGAGTTGCCCAAAACGGTGCCCGAGCCATCCCAAACCTAG
- the coxB gene encoding cytochrome c oxidase subunit II has protein sequence MSLPSIPALLADKNATFWFPPRASTFAEENDVFFMYILYISIFFFVLVVAGMIYCMIKFRRRPGYKGDSTALHNNLLEITWSVIPTLVVCWIFARGVYGYIDMMRPPANTIDINVTARKWDWSFQYPNGAISDQLHIPNNRAIKLRMRSEDVLHSFYVPAFRAKTDVVPGRVNTMWFQPILEGEYDLFCAEYCGDQHSEMIKRHGVVVHDLEGYEAWLANAAKAPVNPVAHGFWLYERMGCKSCHSVEPGKKIVGPSFAGTFGVDFESSKGTTLKFDEQYIRQSILEPQAEMRKGYETASQMPSFQGKLKEDEITALTAFIQELKNEAFVEALADGTLTDDEKQTLGIADPAPEESAPAEDAKSE, from the coding sequence ATGTCTCTCCCCAGTATTCCAGCTTTGCTAGCTGACAAAAATGCGACCTTCTGGTTCCCTCCGCGAGCATCGACGTTCGCTGAGGAGAATGACGTATTTTTTATGTACATTTTGTACATCTCAATCTTCTTCTTCGTCTTGGTTGTGGCAGGAATGATCTATTGCATGATCAAATTCCGCCGTCGCCCTGGCTACAAGGGAGATTCCACTGCGTTGCACAATAACTTGCTGGAGATCACCTGGTCGGTGATCCCCACCCTAGTGGTGTGCTGGATTTTCGCCCGCGGTGTCTATGGCTACATTGACATGATGCGTCCCCCGGCCAACACGATCGATATCAACGTCACTGCCCGTAAATGGGACTGGTCGTTCCAGTATCCTAATGGTGCGATCAGCGACCAATTGCACATCCCCAACAATCGGGCCATCAAGCTTCGCATGCGTTCCGAGGACGTTCTGCACTCGTTCTATGTTCCCGCCTTTCGCGCCAAGACCGATGTCGTCCCAGGACGAGTGAACACCATGTGGTTCCAGCCGATTCTGGAAGGCGAGTACGACCTGTTTTGTGCCGAATATTGCGGCGATCAACACAGTGAAATGATCAAGCGACACGGTGTGGTGGTCCACGACCTCGAGGGCTACGAAGCATGGTTAGCCAATGCCGCCAAGGCCCCCGTCAATCCCGTGGCACACGGCTTCTGGCTGTATGAACGCATGGGTTGCAAGTCCTGCCACTCGGTCGAACCGGGCAAGAAAATTGTCGGGCCAAGCTTTGCAGGTACCTTCGGAGTCGATTTCGAGAGCTCTAAGGGAACGACACTGAAGTTTGATGAACAGTACATTCGCCAGTCGATTCTTGAGCCTCAAGCTGAGATGCGTAAGGGCTATGAGACGGCGTCGCAGATGCCTTCCTTCCAAGGCAAGCTGAAAGAAGACGAGATCACCGCTTTAACAGCCTTCATTCAGGAATTGAAGAATGAAGCCTTCGTCGAAGCGTTGGCCGACGGAACTCTGACCGATGACGAAAAGCAAACGCTGGGCATAGCCGATCCGGCTCCCGAAGAGAGTGCTCCAGCCGAAGACGCCAAGTCCGAGTAG
- a CDS encoding SCO family protein: MSTSLNNLLMILVLASTCLNQGIVRAQLLKDLPDNALGVDVEDRVGEFIPLGLMFEDERGNKVSLAKYFRQGRPVVLTLNYSDCPGLCVAQLDNLVNTLREINGGGIGEKFDIVTVSIDPNESNEKAGRTKSKYVGLLRDSQAEAGWHFLTGKNKDIRALADSVGFRYHWDKINKRYNHPAATYFLSSEGRICRYLLSLGVEPEQFNLAVGEAREGKLTASLADAIIQLCYYYDPDANRYSADARRIMAFGGFAFTMLLTGLTAPFWFSRRTAATSATAKPAEPEQPSAADGHAISIGGSDSSDAPYN; this comes from the coding sequence ATGTCTACGTCCCTCAACAACTTGCTAATGATCCTGGTGTTGGCGAGTACCTGCCTGAACCAGGGAATCGTTCGCGCTCAGTTGTTGAAGGACCTACCCGACAATGCGCTCGGCGTGGATGTAGAAGATCGCGTCGGAGAGTTCATTCCTCTGGGATTGATGTTCGAAGACGAACGAGGGAACAAGGTCTCGCTTGCCAAATACTTCCGGCAGGGAAGGCCCGTGGTCCTAACGCTCAACTACAGCGACTGCCCAGGCTTGTGCGTGGCCCAACTGGACAATCTGGTCAACACGCTCCGCGAGATCAATGGCGGTGGCATCGGTGAGAAATTCGATATTGTGACGGTCAGTATCGATCCCAATGAGAGCAACGAAAAAGCAGGCCGGACCAAGAGCAAGTACGTCGGACTACTGCGGGACTCGCAAGCCGAGGCCGGTTGGCATTTCCTGACTGGCAAGAACAAGGACATCCGAGCTTTGGCGGACTCCGTTGGCTTTCGCTACCACTGGGACAAAATTAACAAGCGTTACAACCATCCTGCGGCAACCTATTTCCTCAGTTCCGAAGGCCGGATCTGTCGCTATTTGCTGTCCCTCGGGGTGGAGCCAGAACAGTTCAATTTGGCAGTCGGCGAAGCTCGCGAGGGCAAGCTGACCGCTTCGCTGGCGGATGCAATTATACAACTGTGCTACTACTACGATCCCGACGCCAATCGCTACTCGGCCGATGCACGGCGGATTATGGCCTTTGGCGGATTTGCCTTTACGATGCTGCTTACCGGCCTAACCGCCCCATTTTGGTTTTCTCGTCGCACTGCAGCGACATCAGCAACGGCTAAGCCGGCTGAACCAGAGCAGCCAAGTGCGGCAGATGGCCACGCCATCTCAATTGGGGGCTCAGATTCCTCCGATGCCCCTTACAATTAA
- a CDS encoding quinol:cytochrome C oxidoreductase yields MASKIPNDNLTLPASWRSLAPVLVAVGAICVCVSLGLFYFTGGEGQESAGFSVFFHSYLANYMYCMSISLGALFFVMVQHLVRASWSASIKRLAELLAYTIPWWALLFIPILAMVLFTDSGALYKWNLGPDKLDSDLIKAKLAYLNPGFFAIRTVVYFAIFSIAARIYFTMSRKQDESGDVEITLKLQRWAGPFIMLFALALNFASFDWMMSTDAEWFSTIYGVYLFAAGMLSFFATMILTCHLLQRSGRMEKLVTLEHFQDMSKFQFGFIVFWGYIAFSQFLLYWYGNIPEETLWYKHRMEHGWQYVGLLLIAFHFVVPFLGTMSRHIRRNRPVMAFWASFILVVHWLDMMFLIMPNAGSLSTMMVLGHLVCWIGMVCIFAALFLLRVGETPVVAVKDPWLPDSLAYTVGP; encoded by the coding sequence ATGGCCTCGAAGATCCCAAACGACAACCTAACTCTTCCTGCAAGCTGGCGCAGCCTGGCTCCAGTGTTGGTAGCTGTCGGAGCCATTTGCGTATGTGTTAGCTTAGGTCTGTTCTACTTCACCGGGGGCGAGGGGCAAGAGAGTGCTGGTTTCAGCGTCTTCTTCCATTCGTACCTAGCCAACTACATGTACTGCATGAGTATTTCGTTGGGAGCGTTGTTCTTCGTGATGGTTCAGCACCTAGTGCGGGCCTCGTGGAGTGCGTCGATCAAGCGTTTGGCGGAGTTGCTGGCTTACACCATCCCCTGGTGGGCTCTGCTCTTCATTCCGATCCTTGCGATGGTCCTGTTCACCGACAGCGGTGCCCTGTACAAGTGGAATTTGGGTCCTGACAAACTCGACTCCGACCTGATCAAAGCTAAGTTGGCGTACCTAAATCCCGGCTTCTTTGCGATTCGAACAGTCGTTTACTTTGCGATCTTCAGTATCGCTGCCCGAATTTACTTCACGATGAGTCGCAAGCAGGATGAGAGTGGCGATGTTGAAATCACCCTCAAGCTGCAGCGTTGGGCCGGCCCTTTCATCATGCTGTTCGCCCTAGCATTGAATTTCGCATCCTTCGACTGGATGATGTCTACGGACGCAGAATGGTTTAGCACGATCTACGGTGTTTACCTGTTCGCCGCCGGTATGCTCAGCTTTTTCGCCACCATGATCCTTACTTGCCATCTGCTACAGCGAAGCGGACGCATGGAAAAACTGGTCACGCTAGAACACTTCCAAGACATGTCCAAGTTCCAGTTTGGATTCATCGTATTCTGGGGCTACATCGCCTTTTCCCAGTTCTTGCTCTACTGGTACGGTAACATTCCGGAAGAGACCCTGTGGTACAAGCACCGCATGGAACATGGCTGGCAATACGTTGGACTACTGCTGATCGCCTTCCACTTTGTCGTTCCATTTTTGGGAACAATGTCCCGCCACATTCGACGCAATCGACCAGTCATGGCGTTTTGGGCAAGCTTCATTCTGGTGGTTCACTGGCTGGATATGATGTTTTTGATCATGCCAAACGCCGGCAGCCTGTCGACCATGATGGTGCTCGGACACTTGGTATGCTGGATTGGCATGGTCTGCATTTTTGCGGCTCTGTTCCTGCTGCGAGTTGGCGAAACCCCTGTCGTGGCAGTCAAAGACCCTTGGCTCCCCGATTCGCTGGCTTACACGGTCGGCCCCTAG